In Desulfurobacterium indicum, a single genomic region encodes these proteins:
- a CDS encoding penicillin-binding transpeptidase domain-containing protein, whose translation MADLKIREVRYWFFAFAIIFGIVIYPYIINSKANVETKSDIEVEKKYYKEFLEKLTDNFTYQFQLFKKSHVEDGRYVYRDLNGTEIIFTINPEIQKDIKREFKRYKLKYGAFVAVQPSTGKVVAAVSSIAYPDLTMKNTFVTASTFKIVTAAAALEFGLNPKEMLITRGHDDSCSPEVWFKSNYIIPRNMFHSFAYSSNPYFGVLGRILGTYRLFEYAYKFGFNRNDYGFPWGIIRKPLDDYDLALIAAGLGETRTSPFHEALISATIENGGVMVLPSLIEEVKYRGKVIYSYHPRVLGRVIKEKTAKIIRKMMLDTVKFGTASDKKLFRRLNRYSYLTVGGKTGTLSQLNYPEGRCEWFTGFVEDGDKKLAVSSVAVNEAKYYITGYEVSALGILTMIHNNFLLARK comes from the coding sequence ATGGCTGATTTGAAAATAAGAGAAGTCAGATATTGGTTTTTTGCGTTTGCCATAATTTTCGGTATCGTAATTTATCCTTATATTATCAATTCAAAGGCAAATGTAGAGACAAAATCAGATATAGAAGTAGAGAAGAAATATTATAAGGAATTTCTTGAAAAACTAACTGATAATTTTACATATCAATTTCAACTTTTTAAAAAGTCCCATGTGGAAGATGGCAGATATGTTTACAGAGATTTAAACGGAACAGAGATAATTTTTACGATTAATCCGGAAATTCAAAAAGATATAAAAAGAGAATTTAAACGTTATAAGCTGAAATATGGTGCTTTTGTTGCAGTACAACCTTCCACAGGTAAAGTAGTTGCAGCTGTGAGCAGCATAGCTTATCCTGATTTGACGATGAAAAATACGTTTGTTACCGCATCAACATTTAAAATAGTTACTGCAGCTGCTGCGCTTGAGTTTGGTCTAAATCCAAAAGAAATGCTTATAACAAGGGGGCACGACGATTCCTGTTCACCGGAAGTATGGTTTAAAAGTAATTACATAATTCCCAGAAATATGTTTCACTCTTTTGCCTATTCTTCCAATCCCTATTTCGGTGTTTTGGGTAGAATTTTGGGGACATATAGACTTTTTGAGTATGCTTACAAGTTTGGTTTTAACAGAAATGATTATGGTTTCCCGTGGGGAATTATAAGAAAACCGCTTGATGATTATGATCTTGCATTGATTGCCGCAGGTTTAGGAGAAACGAGGACAAGTCCGTTTCATGAAGCACTTATTTCCGCCACTATAGAAAATGGTGGGGTTATGGTGCTTCCGTCTTTAATAGAGGAAGTTAAATATAGAGGAAAAGTGATTTATTCTTATCATCCACGTGTTTTGGGACGTGTTATTAAGGAGAAGACGGCAAAAATAATAAGGAAAATGATGCTTGATACGGTTAAGTTTGGCACAGCATCCGATAAAAAATTATTTAGACGTTTGAATAGGTATTCTTACCTAACCGTCGGAGGAAAGACGGGAACTCTCTCTCAGCTTAACTATCCTGAAGGTCGATGTGAATGGTTTACCGGTTTTGTTGAGGACGGAGATAAAAAATTAGCCGTGTCTTCTGTGGCAGTAAATGAAGCAAAATATTACATTACCGGTTATGAAGTTTCTGCTCTGGGGATACTGACAATGATACATAATAACTTTTTGTTAGCCAGAAAGTAA
- a CDS encoding spherulation-specific family 4 protein has product MKKVVYFCLSLFLVSCGVSVEKYPEHKLIIPAYFYPTDADWNEVFSIPSELSPIVVLDPDSEGGPGSEEDPLYTQLIERLNEKKFLPIGYVYTTYAQRDLDDVKADIDTWLELYPGIKGFFIDEVTNDNDTYDLDYYKAVYSYIKSKGNYFVVLNPGARPMTDDYFSFADNIVVLENSYDVFKTYGCTSNFPEKSSCIIYGASEDEMKNIAASTDVSYLYVTDDNDDFPFDRLPVYLSEEIEIFK; this is encoded by the coding sequence ATGAAAAAAGTGGTTTATTTTTGTCTTTCTCTTTTTCTCGTCTCGTGCGGGGTTTCTGTTGAAAAGTATCCGGAGCATAAGCTTATAATTCCTGCCTACTTTTATCCGACAGACGCTGACTGGAATGAAGTTTTTTCCATACCTTCGGAACTTTCTCCGATTGTAGTTTTAGATCCTGATTCAGAGGGAGGACCGGGAAGCGAAGAAGATCCTTTATATACTCAACTGATTGAGCGTCTTAATGAAAAGAAATTCCTTCCGATAGGATATGTTTATACGACTTATGCTCAAAGGGATCTTGATGATGTAAAGGCTGATATTGATACATGGCTGGAGTTGTATCCTGGAATAAAAGGGTTTTTTATTGATGAAGTTACAAATGATAACGATACTTATGATCTTGACTACTATAAAGCAGTTTATAGCTATATCAAGTCAAAAGGTAACTATTTTGTTGTTTTAAATCCAGGAGCAAGGCCGATGACGGATGATTATTTTTCCTTTGCCGATAATATCGTTGTTCTTGAGAATAGTTATGATGTTTTTAAAACCTATGGTTGCACCTCGAATTTTCCTGAAAAAAGTAGCTGTATAATATATGGAGCTTCGGAAGATGAGATGAAGAATATAGCTGCTTCTACAGATGTTTCTTACCTTTACGTGACAGATGACAATGATGATTTTCCTTTTGACAGACTTCCTGTTTACTTGAGTGAAGAGATAGAGATTTTCAAATAA
- a CDS encoding DNA double-strand break repair nuclease NurA, which yields MSIKGYLFKAAAKKKNTINTDIEKLSFQTLEKAKELWKPFRGKKINVSIGAVDGSLNKKEYLGFVVFAAAASSVFFNSDGKEENIESYNIDIDILKPLEYSESRVRLFMGILEMKELIKLNRERDPDILLVDGSIIGDIIRPISFTLQIEEKEKDYVEKELFPKLKENFSFTSINAKNFYNEIIKNTAPNRFPVIAGYLEYLEYLLSIEKLLSEAGEKVVAISKRSSSKIYNFDSVMPDIFIFQLANTEPGHSIPVKVTISPEKKYKFPEIFEKSFREREMNIFFAKFRSDIYKIETTMKPEYVISALEKSIINSYPFPLKLAHDSVKIDNHTMEKIISILSIHFRTGREGVD from the coding sequence ATGAGCATTAAAGGATACCTATTTAAAGCAGCTGCTAAGAAGAAAAACACTATAAACACCGATATTGAAAAACTGTCATTTCAAACACTGGAAAAAGCCAAAGAATTATGGAAGCCTTTTAGAGGGAAAAAGATAAACGTTTCTATAGGTGCAGTTGACGGAAGTCTAAATAAAAAAGAATACCTTGGTTTCGTAGTGTTTGCAGCAGCTGCCTCTTCCGTTTTTTTCAACAGTGACGGAAAAGAAGAAAACATAGAAAGCTACAATATTGATATAGATATTTTGAAACCACTTGAATATTCAGAATCAAGAGTAAGGTTGTTTATGGGTATTCTTGAAATGAAAGAACTAATAAAACTAAACAGAGAGAGGGATCCTGACATTCTTCTTGTTGACGGTTCCATTATAGGAGACATAATAAGACCGATATCATTTACACTTCAAATAGAAGAAAAGGAAAAAGATTATGTTGAAAAGGAACTCTTCCCGAAACTTAAAGAAAATTTCTCTTTCACTTCAATAAATGCAAAAAACTTTTACAATGAAATAATTAAAAATACGGCACCAAACAGATTTCCTGTCATTGCAGGTTATCTTGAATATTTAGAATATCTCCTGTCAATAGAAAAATTACTTAGCGAAGCGGGTGAAAAAGTAGTAGCTATTTCAAAACGTTCCTCCTCAAAAATCTATAATTTTGATTCTGTAATGCCTGATATCTTTATATTTCAACTTGCGAATACAGAACCGGGACACAGCATTCCTGTAAAGGTAACAATTTCTCCGGAAAAAAAGTATAAATTTCCAGAAATATTTGAAAAATCATTCAGAGAAAGAGAAATGAATATATTTTTTGCTAAATTCCGCTCCGATATATACAAAATAGAAACAACCATGAAGCCAGAATATGTAATATCAGCACTTGAAAAAAGCATAATAAACAGTTATCCGTTTCCTCTAAAACTTGCCCATGATTCGGTAAAAATAGACAACCACACAATGGAAAAAATAATATCAATCCTATCAATACATTTTAGGACAGGAAGAGAAGGAGTGGATTAA
- the bioA gene encoding adenosylmethionine--8-amino-7-oxononanoate transaminase: MNEIDVNKLKEWDKTLVWHPFTQMAEYVKNDPIIIERGKGCWLYDVDGNRYLDAVGSIWCNVHGHNVKRLNDALYAQANKIAHSTLLGLTNVPAVQLAKEIVDIAPGGLNHVFYSDDGSTAMEVALKMAYQYWQLKGEKQRTKFIKLEEAYHGDTIGSVSIGGIDLFHSMFRELMFETFKVPSPHPYRFEGTEEECRNYSLFVMESILKERGNEVAAVVMEPLVQAAAGIVVHPEGFLKGVRELCNKYGVLLILDEVATGFGKTGKMFACQWEDVVPDIMAISKGLTAGYMPLAITLATDDVYKAFWGGDYGSGKTFFHGHTFTGNQLGCAVALENLKLFREKGWPEALLPKIDFLYERLNHYLADLKHVGNIRGRGFMVGIELVKDKKTKEGFSWKDDVGRRVSRRIIEKGVFTRPLGPTLVMMPPLAIAEDEIDLMVRTYRDAIVEILGG; the protein is encoded by the coding sequence ATGAATGAAATAGATGTAAATAAACTCAAAGAGTGGGATAAGACCCTGGTGTGGCATCCCTTTACTCAAATGGCAGAATACGTTAAAAATGATCCGATAATAATTGAAAGAGGAAAAGGTTGCTGGCTGTATGATGTTGATGGCAATAGATACCTTGATGCTGTTGGTTCTATCTGGTGTAACGTTCATGGGCACAACGTAAAAAGATTAAATGATGCTTTATATGCCCAGGCTAATAAAATTGCCCATTCAACTTTATTGGGGTTGACAAATGTTCCTGCTGTTCAACTTGCAAAGGAGATTGTTGATATTGCTCCCGGTGGTTTAAACCACGTTTTTTATTCTGATGACGGCTCTACTGCTATGGAAGTTGCACTGAAAATGGCTTATCAATACTGGCAGTTAAAAGGTGAAAAACAGAGAACGAAGTTTATAAAACTTGAAGAAGCATATCACGGTGATACAATAGGTTCTGTCAGTATAGGGGGTATAGATCTTTTCCATTCAATGTTCAGAGAGCTTATGTTTGAAACTTTTAAAGTTCCTTCTCCTCATCCTTATAGATTTGAAGGAACCGAAGAGGAGTGCAGGAATTATTCCCTTTTTGTTATGGAATCTATCTTAAAAGAAAGGGGCAACGAGGTTGCCGCTGTGGTAATGGAACCTCTTGTTCAGGCAGCCGCCGGTATTGTTGTTCATCCTGAAGGGTTTTTGAAAGGAGTAAGGGAACTTTGTAATAAGTATGGTGTGCTTCTTATTCTTGATGAGGTTGCTACCGGTTTTGGAAAGACAGGAAAAATGTTTGCGTGTCAATGGGAAGACGTAGTGCCTGATATTATGGCTATTTCAAAAGGACTTACGGCAGGTTATATGCCTCTTGCTATAACACTTGCCACAGATGATGTTTACAAAGCTTTTTGGGGCGGAGATTACGGCAGCGGAAAAACTTTTTTCCACGGACACACATTTACAGGAAACCAGCTTGGTTGTGCAGTAGCACTTGAAAATTTGAAACTTTTCAGGGAAAAAGGCTGGCCGGAGGCGTTACTCCCGAAAATAGACTTTCTCTACGAGCGGCTTAATCACTATCTTGCCGACCTTAAACATGTTGGAAATATTCGTGGTAGAGGTTTTATGGTCGGTATAGAGCTTGTAAAAGATAAAAAAACAAAAGAGGGCTTTTCCTGGAAAGATGATGTTGGAAGGCGCGTTTCAAGAAGAATAATAGAAAAGGGAGTTTTTACAAGACCTTTAGGACCTACACTTGTTATGATGCCCCCTCTTGCTATAGCTGAAGATGAAATTGATCTGATGGTCAGGACATATAGGGATGCAATTGTTGAAATTCTGGGTGGTTAA